The Sinorhizobium alkalisoli genomic interval GATTGTACGCGGCGGAAGATGAGATCGCCGTCGTCGTCTATGCCGTTTTCGCGCAGGAAGAGCCGCGCCGCATGTGCCACCGGCACGTCGAAGACGGCCGTCACCTGGCCCCTGTCCTCGCCGTGACGGACGAGTGAGCCGTCGCCGCGGCCGCCGAGTGCCAGCGACAGGCTGTCGAGAAGGATAGATTTGCCGGCGCCCGTTTCGCCGGTCAGCACCGAGAGCCCGGCGTCGAAGCTGAGGTCAAGCCGTTCGATCAGGACGATATCGCGGATCGAGAGCTGCGCGAGCATCCGATTTCAGATCTTCCTAGAGCAGTTCCAGCAAAACTGCGTCGCGGTTTTGCGTTCGGAATTGCGTGAAAACAAAAGGCGAGGCAATCAGGCGCCGATGAGCTTCTTGCCGGCGCGCGCGATCCAGGACGTGCCGCTTTCGCGCGGTTCGAGACCGCCCGACTGCAGCAGCTTATAGGAATCGGCGTACCACTTGCTGTCCGGGTAGTTGTGACCGAGAACCGCCGCCGCCGTCTGGGCCTCCGCCGTCACGCCCATGGCGTAATAGGCCTCGACGAGACGTGCCAGCGCTTCCTCGACCTGGTTGGTATTGGAATATTGCTCGACGACGACGCGGAAGCGCGAAATGGCGGCAAGATATTCCTTGCGCTCGAGATAGTAGCGGCCGACCTGCATCTCCTTGCCGGCCAACTGATCGCGGGCAAAACGGATCTTTGCCTGCGCATCGTCGACATATTCGGACTCGGGATATTTATCCACGACCGCCTGCATCGCGTCGATCGCTTTCATCGCCGGCTTCTGGTCCTGCGTCACCGCCGGAATCTGCTTTGTATAGGCGAGGCCCTGGATATATTGCGCATAGGCCGCGTCTTCCGACTGCGGATAAAGATTCAGATAGCGACTGCTGGAGTTGATCGCCTCCTGATACTGACCATTGCGGTAGGCGACGAAGGCATTCATCACCAGCGCCTTGCGGGCGTATTCGGAGAAGGGATGCTGGCGGTCGATCGCCTCGAACTTGCGCGCCGCTTCGGTGGTCTTGCCGGCGTTGAGATTGGCGAGACCCTGATTATAGAGCACTTCCGGCGGATCCGTCTCGGCGGCAAGCTTGGTGATATCGATGTCGGGATCGTTCTGGCAGGCAGTGATCAGGCTGCTGCCGGCAAAGATCGCAAGGACGATCGTGGCAACGCGCGCCGCTTTTCTCATCTCAACAGAAACTGCAAGAACCATCGGATATTCCCGTTTCACCTACAACGCCGCGCATCTAAATAGAGGCGCAAAGATGCTGTAGCACTTCAAGTTACTGCATGATTCTTTCGATCTCAGGAATCATGCGGTCGCGGTCGGCTCCAGACTTGCGCGTTTTAGAGCAAGTTGCCTCAAGACCGCAACGTCATGATCGGCAATTCATGCAAATTTGTGGCACTGATACCGACCTGCATCGATATCGACCGATTGTGTGGAACCAGCTGCGGATCTGAGGAATGCGTCATTTCAGACGCAGAGGTCGGCGCTGAAGCCGAATGACTGCCGAATTCGTCTGAAAGAAAATGCCGGCCCCTGAGGGCCGGCGACTGGAGAAACGATGAACTTGGTTGCTATGCCGACCAGGGCGAATGGCCGGTGGCCGCAACCGCGACCATGTCGCGCAAGCGCGTGCGCTGGCGCTGTGTCGCAGTTTCCACCACCTCGTAGGCGCTCGGATCGCTAAGCAAGGCCTTCAGCGCATTGGCGTTCATCCTGTGGCCGCCGCGATAGGAACGGTAGCAGCCGAGAAACGGCGCGCCTGCGAGCGAAAGATCGCCGACGGCGTCGAGCGTCTTGTGGCGCACGAACTCGTCGGCATAGCGCAGCCCCTCAACATTGATGACCGTGTTGTCGTCCGAAATCACCACCGAGTTCTCGAGGGACGAGCCGAGCGCGAAACCGCCCGCCCACAGCCGCTCGACGTCGCGCATGAAACCGAAGGTGCGCGCCCGCGACATTTCCCGCTTGAAGACCGCGGGAGTCAGATCGCCCTTCCAGGACTGGCGGCCGATCAGCGGACAATCGAAGTCGATCTCGACCTCGAAGCGCATGCCGTCATACGGCGTGAACTCCGACCAGGAGGCGCCGGATTCGACGCGCACCGGCTTCAGCACGCGGATATAGCGGCGCTTCACGGCAAGCGCGCGGATGCCAGCCTGCTCGATGGCTTCGATGAAAGGCTCCGAACTGCCGTCCATGATCGGCATTTCCGCGCCATGCACCTCGATCAACAGGTTGTCGAGGCCGAGCGCGTAGATCGCCGCCATGACGTGTTCGATGGTCGCGATGGAGGTCGCCGGCGAGAAGCCGAGAACCGTGCAAAGATCCGTATTGCCCACCTGCGACGACACGGCCCTGAATTCGCTGATCCGCCCGTCCGCGAGCACCCGCTGGAACACGATGCCGGCCTCGGCCTCGGCCGGATGGAAAGTGATCTCCACCTCCGAGCCCGAGTGAACGCCAATTCCCTTGAGGGTCACCGGGTTTGCAATCGTCGTCTGAAACCCGAGCAATTCAATTCCCATTCTCGTCGTCACTTTCAATCAACGGCCGAAGGCCAATCTGCTAACGGGCGAGCGACGTTCGACACCAACGGCCGAGATCTCGATACTGCGGCTCGAATTCCCTTTCGAACCAACAGCGTCCAATCGAATCGCATGCGCCCCCATTCCGATCGTGAAAATAAGAGTTCGGAGGCACCATTCCAAATCACTGTTCGTTTCGTTTTGTTACGCAATTCAAACGCACACAACAGAACAGGCAACCCATTGAAAGATTAATCAATAATGGAAAATGCCCGGGCGTGAGCCCGGGCACCGGCAAGGGAAGGAACGACCGCGGATCAGCTCGACTGGCGGCGCAGGAAGGCCGGAATTTCGAGCTGATCGTCGTCATGCGTCCGCATCTGCGGCGTGACGCGGCCCTGGTCGTCGAGTTGGCCGCGACGCGGCGCGTATAGGCTCGCCTCCGGCGAAAGGGGGCGACGCTGCTGCGACGCGGCGCTGGGCGCAGGTGCGGTCATGTCGGAAGAGACGCTCTGGGTGTCCCTTTCGCGCAGTCCGAGCGAGCTCGTGATCCGGTTGAGGAGGCCCATCGGACCACGCTCTTCCTGCAGCGACGGGGCCGCCGGCTGTGCGCGGCGCTCCATCTCGGCCTTCACGACCGGCGGAAAGTCCTCGACCTTCGGCATGCGGACCGCCTCGGCATGCTGCCGCACGACCGGGGCCGGCTCCTGGCGAAGCGGTTGCGGTTGCGGCTGAGCCTGCAGCGGCGTTTCGGCGGGCCGCTGTACCGGCTGGGCCTGGGGCGCTACGGGAGCGGCTTCCACCGGTGCAACTCCGGCAAAGAGCTTGCTCTGCGGACGAAAGGCCTCGTCCTGGGCTGGCTGGGCCGGGCTCAAGACCTGGGCGCGGGTGGCGATATCCAGTTCGCGTTCCATCTCGGCCTCACGGATCGCCACAGCGACGTGGTCGACCGGCTGCGGCGCCTGCTGGACCGGCTGCTGCGGCTGGGGCGCCGGCTGCTGTTGCATGGCCGGTTGCGGCTGGGCCGGAACCGCAGCGGACGGGCGAACGATCGGCTTCGGCGCTACCGGGCGAAAGTCGGCCGAACGGCCGGAACCTTCCGCGATCGCGCGATCGATGCCGGTTGCGACGACCGAGACGCGGATCAGGCCCTCGAGCTCTTCGTCGAAGGTCGCGCCGAGGATGATGTTGGCGTCCGGGTCCACTTCCTCGCGGATGCGCGTCGCGGCTTCGTCGACCTCGAAGAGGGTGAGGTCGCGGCCGCCGGTGATGGAAATGAGCAGTCCTTGCGCGCCCTTCATCGAGGTCTCGTCGAGGAGCGGGTTGGCGATCGCGGCTTCGGCAGCGGCCATGGCGCGGCCCTCGCCGGAGGCTTCGCCCGTGCCCATCATGGCCCGGCCCATCTCGCGCATCACCGAGCGGACGTCGGCGAAGTCGAGATTGATGAGGCCTTCCTTGACCATCAGGTCGGTGATGCAGGCGACGCCCGAATAGAGCACCTGGTCGGCCATGGCAAAGGCGTCCGCGAAGGTCGTCTTGTCATTGGCGATCCGGAAGAGGTTCTGGTTCGGGATGACGATCAGCGTGTCGACCGACTTCTGCAGGTCGGCGATGCCCTGGTCGGCGATGCGCATGCGGCGACCGCCTTCGAACTGGAAGGGCTTGGTAACGACGCCGACGGTGAGAATGCCCTTGTTGCGAGCGGCTTGCGCGACGATCGGGGCCGCGCCCGTGCCGGTGCCGCCGCCCATGCCGGCGGTGACGAAGCACATATGAGTGCCGTTCAGATGATCGATGATTTCATCGATGCACTCCTCGGCGGCTGCCCGGCCCACCTCCGGCTGCGAGCCGGCGCCAAGACCTTCGGTGACGGCGACACCCATCTGGATGATCCGTTCCGCCTTGGTCATGGTGAGCGCCTGCGCATCCGTGTTGGCGACGACGAAATCGACGCCCTGGAGGCCTGCGGTTATCATGTTGTTGACGGCGTTGCCGCCGCCGCCGCCGACGCCGAAGACCGTGATGCGGGGCTTCAGCTCGGTAATGTCCGGCTTCTGCAAGTTGATGGCCATTTTACCGTTCCTTCTCTTACTCTGGCCGCCTTGCCGAGCCGGCCAAATCCTTGAAAACTCAAACACCTGGTCTCGCCGGCACTGGTGCCCGGCAAAACCTAGAAGCTTTCCTTCAGCCATTGCCCCATGCGGGCAATGCGGCTGTTGCCGCCAAAGGCCGAGAACACGCTGCCGTCGCCGGCATGGGTCTCGAGATCGGCGACCTGCGGGTAGATCATCAGTCCGACCGCCGTGGAAAATGCCGGCCCCTTCGCCGCGGCGGGCAGACCGGAGACCCCGAGCGGCCGGCCGATGCGGACATTGCGCGCCAGGATGCGCCGAGCTGCCTCCGGCAGGCCGGTCAGCTGGCTGGCACCGCCCGTCAGCACGATCCGCTTGCCGACGACCGGGCTGAAGCCGGAGCGCTGGATGCGGTCGCGGATAAGCTCCAGCGTCTCCTCGATGCGAGCGCGCACGATGCGGGAAACGAGCGCGCGGGGAACATGGGTCGGCTGGTCCCGCTCGTCCTCGCCGATCGGCGGAACCGAGACGATGTCGCGCTCGTCGGCGCTGTTGGCGAGCGCCGAGCCGTGTACGACCTTGAGCCGTTCCGCATCCTCGATGCGGGTCGAAAGACCGCGCGCGAGGTCGGTGGTTACGTGATGACCGCCGAGGCTGACGGCATCGGCATGGACAAGCTTGCCTTCGGCGAAGACGGATATCGTGGTCGTGCCGCCGCCCATGTCGATCGCGGCGCAACCAAGCTCGACCTCGTCGTCGACAAGTGCCGATAGGCCGCTGGCATAGGGGGTGGCGACCATGCCCTCGACCGAGAGATGCGCGCGATTGACGCAGAGCTCGAGGTTCTTCAGCGCTGAGCGCTCCGCCGTCAGCATATGCATGTCGACGCCGAGCACGTCCCCGAACATCGCCAGCGGATCACGGATGCCGCGTTCGCCGTCGAGCGAGAAGCCGGTCGGCAGCGAATGCAGGATCGCCCGGTCTGTGCGCTGGGATTGCTGGCCCGCGGCGGCGAGCACCTTCCTCAAGTCATTAGCATCGACCTCCTGGCCGCCGAGATCGATCGTCGCGGTATAGACGTCGCTCTGCAGGCGCCCGGCCGAAACGTTGACGATCAGGCTGTCGATCGTCAGGCCCGCCATGCGCTCGGCGGCATCGACCGCAAGCCGCACGACACCTTCGGCCGCATCGAGATCGGCAATCACGCCGTTCTTGACGCCGCGCGACTTCTGGTGGCCGATGCCGATGATTTCGATGTTGTGGGTACGGCCGGGGAGAATCTGGCTTTCGGCGCGCGGCGTCAGCCGGCCGATCATGCAGACGATCTTGGTCGAGCCGATATCGAGCACGGAGACGACATGAGACCGTTTCGACGAAAGCGGCTTCAGGCGCGGAAGGCCGAAACTGGAGGAACCGAACAGATTCATATCCGCTTCTCCTGCTTCTCCAGTTCCTTCAGCATCTTCTCCCTCGCCTTGAGCGCGACCTCCCGGCGCGCCACGGCATCCGGGGTCAATTGAACGGTCGTGCGATCGTCGAGCCTCAGATCGACGGCGGCAATGTCGCGCTCGAGAAGCCGATGCCCTTCTTCCATTTCGGCGAGCACCTTCATCGCCCGAGCGACGTCCCGTTCGGGAAGCTTGACGACGATGCCGTTCCTGAGGACCAGATCCCAGCGCCGCCCCGCCACACGCACGAAGGCCTTCACGCGCGAGCGGAATTCCGGCCAACGGGAGAATTCGTCGTAGAAGTCGGCGGCCGCCGTCTCGGCATCGCGGCCGACAAAGAGCGGCAGCGTGGCGAACTTGTTGTCGCGCAACGACGCGATGACGCTGCCGCTGCGTTCGATGAGCGACAGGTCCGATCCGTGCTGCCAGATGCCGAAGGCCTTGCGCTCGGTGAGGTCCACCTCGATCGTGCCGGGATAGACCTTGCGCACGGTGACGCTCTCCACCCATGGCAGCTCGCCGATCAGCCGACGCGCTTCGGCGATGTCGAGTGCGACCAGCGAGGTTGCCCCGTCGAGTCCGAGCTGCTGGAGGATATCGATCTCAGAAGTCTGCTCATTGCCGGAAACACGCACATCCTCGATCGCAAAGCCTGCAGCGGTCGTCGAGGCCTGCGCAAAGTTCTGCGTGTGGCCGCCCAGTGACATCCCGTAGAGGCCGGTCGCCAGCA includes:
- a CDS encoding outer membrane protein assembly factor BamD, which encodes MVLAVSVEMRKAARVATIVLAIFAGSSLITACQNDPDIDITKLAAETDPPEVLYNQGLANLNAGKTTEAARKFEAIDRQHPFSEYARKALVMNAFVAYRNGQYQEAINSSSRYLNLYPQSEDAAYAQYIQGLAYTKQIPAVTQDQKPAMKAIDAMQAVVDKYPESEYVDDAQAKIRFARDQLAGKEMQVGRYYLERKEYLAAISRFRVVVEQYSNTNQVEEALARLVEAYYAMGVTAEAQTAAAVLGHNYPDSKWYADSYKLLQSGGLEPRESGTSWIARAGKKLIGA
- the lpxC gene encoding UDP-3-O-acyl-N-acetylglucosamine deacetylase, with protein sequence MGIELLGFQTTIANPVTLKGIGVHSGSEVEITFHPAEAEAGIVFQRVLADGRISEFRAVSSQVGNTDLCTVLGFSPATSIATIEHVMAAIYALGLDNLLIEVHGAEMPIMDGSSEPFIEAIEQAGIRALAVKRRYIRVLKPVRVESGASWSEFTPYDGMRFEVEIDFDCPLIGRQSWKGDLTPAVFKREMSRARTFGFMRDVERLWAGGFALGSSLENSVVISDDNTVINVEGLRYADEFVRHKTLDAVGDLSLAGAPFLGCYRSYRGGHRMNANALKALLSDPSAYEVVETATQRQRTRLRDMVAVAATGHSPWSA
- the ftsZ gene encoding cell division protein FtsZ, whose product is MAINLQKPDITELKPRITVFGVGGGGGNAVNNMITAGLQGVDFVVANTDAQALTMTKAERIIQMGVAVTEGLGAGSQPEVGRAAAEECIDEIIDHLNGTHMCFVTAGMGGGTGTGAAPIVAQAARNKGILTVGVVTKPFQFEGGRRMRIADQGIADLQKSVDTLIVIPNQNLFRIANDKTTFADAFAMADQVLYSGVACITDLMVKEGLINLDFADVRSVMREMGRAMMGTGEASGEGRAMAAAEAAIANPLLDETSMKGAQGLLISITGGRDLTLFEVDEAATRIREEVDPDANIILGATFDEELEGLIRVSVVATGIDRAIAEGSGRSADFRPVAPKPIVRPSAAVPAQPQPAMQQQPAPQPQQPVQQAPQPVDHVAVAIREAEMERELDIATRAQVLSPAQPAQDEAFRPQSKLFAGVAPVEAAPVAPQAQPVQRPAETPLQAQPQPQPLRQEPAPVVRQHAEAVRMPKVEDFPPVVKAEMERRAQPAAPSLQEERGPMGLLNRITSSLGLRERDTQSVSSDMTAPAPSAASQQRRPLSPEASLYAPRRGQLDDQGRVTPQMRTHDDDQLEIPAFLRRQSS
- the ftsA gene encoding cell division protein FtsA, encoding MNLFGSSSFGLPRLKPLSSKRSHVVSVLDIGSTKIVCMIGRLTPRAESQILPGRTHNIEIIGIGHQKSRGVKNGVIADLDAAEGVVRLAVDAAERMAGLTIDSLIVNVSAGRLQSDVYTATIDLGGQEVDANDLRKVLAAAGQQSQRTDRAILHSLPTGFSLDGERGIRDPLAMFGDVLGVDMHMLTAERSALKNLELCVNRAHLSVEGMVATPYASGLSALVDDEVELGCAAIDMGGGTTTISVFAEGKLVHADAVSLGGHHVTTDLARGLSTRIEDAERLKVVHGSALANSADERDIVSVPPIGEDERDQPTHVPRALVSRIVRARIEETLELIRDRIQRSGFSPVVGKRIVLTGGASQLTGLPEAARRILARNVRIGRPLGVSGLPAAAKGPAFSTAVGLMIYPQVADLETHAGDGSVFSAFGGNSRIARMGQWLKESF
- the ftsQ gene encoding cell division protein FtsQ, which produces MLALRGKRGKRVRHPLGGSAEADGALVLPRPLRKSARLLVGLGTGRVRFPAHTGTFSTAVFLLATGLYGMSLGGHTQNFAQASTTAAGFAIEDVRVSGNEQTSEIDILQQLGLDGATSLVALDIAEARRLIGELPWVESVTVRKVYPGTIEVDLTERKAFGIWQHGSDLSLIERSGSVIASLRDNKFATLPLFVGRDAETAAADFYDEFSRWPEFRSRVKAFVRVAGRRWDLVLRNGIVVKLPERDVARAMKVLAEMEEGHRLLERDIAAVDLRLDDRTTVQLTPDAVARREVALKAREKMLKELEKQEKRI